A genomic window from Sporosarcina sp. Marseille-Q4063 includes:
- the ilvN gene encoding acetolactate synthase small subunit, with protein MKRVITVTVINQSGVLNRVTGLLMKRQFNIESITVGHTEQAGMSKMTFIVHVEDERKIEQLVKQLQKQIDVIKVDDITDKSIVMRELALVKVISPPHIRSEMNSIIEPFRATAIDIGKNVVTYQVTGNPEKIEAFIDLIKPYGIKELTRTGATAFVRETQKVHSPQLSILK; from the coding sequence ATGAAAAGAGTCATTACAGTAACGGTCATCAACCAAAGCGGCGTATTGAACCGGGTGACTGGACTGCTCATGAAACGACAATTCAATATTGAAAGCATTACAGTCGGTCATACGGAACAAGCGGGAATGTCGAAAATGACGTTTATCGTACATGTTGAAGACGAACGAAAAATCGAACAGCTCGTTAAACAACTTCAAAAACAAATCGATGTCATTAAAGTGGATGATATAACGGACAAATCGATCGTTATGCGAGAACTCGCACTCGTCAAAGTTATATCGCCGCCACATATTCGAAGCGAAATGAACAGCATCATCGAACCGTTTCGAGCGACTGCCATCGACATCGGGAAAAACGTAGTGACTTATCAAGTGACTGGAAATCCCGAAAAGATTGAAGCGTTTATCGATTTGATCAAACCATATGGCATTAAAGAACTAACGCGAACGGGTGCTACCGCATTTGTCCGTGAAACACAAAAGGTTCATTCACCACAGTTATCAATTTTAAAATAA